From the genome of Candidatus Defluviilinea proxima:
TGATGTTATAAGTGCTTTTTATTCTGATGGCGATACAGGAAATTTAGGTTTATATCAAGTGTGGAAAAAACTTTAATGAGGAGAAAACAATGAAACGAGTAACGATTTGGGGGACGACCTTGAAAAAAGTTGCAGATGAAGCGCAAATGATCTCACAGTATAAGATCGTCAAAACATTCGCACCCGATGCGGATGTGACCATGCTGACACGTCTCAACCCTCTTGTTCAGCAGTCTTACCCTAATTTGACGATCACGCCTGTATTTCGAATCGACAAGTTAATATCGCGTATTTTTAGATCAGATTTGTTCGTGATCGGCGGCGGCCCATTCTTCGATCATTTTCCGCATCTGGTGCGTGTGGCATTTCTGATGTTCCTTGTGTCGCTGGCGCGTGTCCCTGTGCTCATCTATGGGGTGACGGGGTTTCCGGTTAAATCGTGGTTTGGGAAGGCCGTGTTTCGCTGGATCGGTAACCACGCCCAAAAGATCGTGACACGTGATGCAAGTGCCTATAGATCATTATTAGATGTTGGTGTTGAAACACCCATGCAAAAAGGGATTGATCTGCGTGCGATCTTGGATCCTGCTCCGCGTGAGCGGGTGAACGAAATTCTCAGAGGAGAGGGAATCGACCCTGAAAAGCCTATGATCGGGGTAACAGTCCGTTATATTTACAAAGAGATCCCGGATTGGGTCAAGGGTCATCTTGATATGCATGAGGGGAGCATTGACCGTTTCAATGAGACACTCGGCAGGCTTGTGGCGGAATTGAGTAAGTCGTCGCAAGTGTTCATCATCGCTATGAACCCAAAGCTGGAGGAAGATCTTGCGGCGGCAGAAAATATAAAGAAATACATGGATGACCCGTCTCGTTTGAAAGTCATTGGTCACCGCTACCTTGCTACAGAAATATTGGGCATTATCAAAGCATGTGATTTGTTACTTGCGGGGCGTGTTGGCTCGGCGTTCTTTGCCACCATGATGCATACACCCCTGATCGCCATCTCTCATGATGAACGTATGAACGATTGGATGGAAGAGATCCATATGCAGGAATATTTATTCGATTGGCAGTCGTTGGATGTCGAAAAGATACTAAAGCAAGTTGAAAAGTTACGATTATCCCGAGATCAGATCTTACAAGCCTTTGAAGTCAAAGCAGAAGCCTCGCGAAAACAAGCCTGGACTGATGCTGAAGTATATAAACAGTTTTTGAAGCCTGATAATTAAACGCTCACTGCCACAACATTTCTCCCCTTGTGTTTG
Proteins encoded in this window:
- a CDS encoding polysaccharide pyruvyl transferase family protein, yielding MKRVTIWGTTLKKVADEAQMISQYKIVKTFAPDADVTMLTRLNPLVQQSYPNLTITPVFRIDKLISRIFRSDLFVIGGGPFFDHFPHLVRVAFLMFLVSLARVPVLIYGVTGFPVKSWFGKAVFRWIGNHAQKIVTRDASAYRSLLDVGVETPMQKGIDLRAILDPAPRERVNEILRGEGIDPEKPMIGVTVRYIYKEIPDWVKGHLDMHEGSIDRFNETLGRLVAELSKSSQVFIIAMNPKLEEDLAAAENIKKYMDDPSRLKVIGHRYLATEILGIIKACDLLLAGRVGSAFFATMMHTPLIAISHDERMNDWMEEIHMQEYLFDWQSLDVEKILKQVEKLRLSRDQILQAFEVKAEASRKQAWTDAEVYKQFLKPDN